The Deinobacterium chartae sequence GAAGCGGGGTTTCTCGGCGCGCTGGCCCTGACCGTTGTACTGGCCCGAGGCCGGGCCAGGAGCGAAGGTGTCGGCGGGCAGCACGGCGTAGCCGATCAGTTGGGCCTGCGGAGCGGTCTGAGCCAGGGCAGGAGCAGCGAGCAGGGCGCTGAGGAACACGGAGGCAAGGCGGAGGCGATGGTTCATGGGTTCTCCAGAAGTTCAGCTCGGTGAATTTCAGCCCTGAGGCTGATTTGCACGGATTTTTCCTGAGCAACGTCAGACGGGTGTTGACGGAACGTCAGCGGGCTGTTATCCGGCGGCTGTGCCGTAGTTTCGCCGACCGGAGCGGCCGCTGGACTCGTACGAGCCCCACTTCGCGCGCCGCCGACCGGCTGTTTTTCCTTCGCTGCACGGACACATTTCCGGGCCGTGGTGAGGAGCTTGCACGTAAAGTCAAACATTCTTGACATCATGTCGAATTAATTTTACATTGAGGCATGTTCTCCTTCCTCGAGCGAACAGGCGAGCTGTCCTTTGCAGAAAAACGGGCCTGGATCATGGGCGTGGTCAGCGCGGTCGCTTACGGGGCTTACCTCGTGGCCCTGCTGCGCAAACCCGCGCACCTTTCCCTGGCCGAAACGCCTTACGTGGCCCCGATGCTGTGGAGCATCGCAGGGGCCATCGCCGCCAACTTGCTGCTGCAATTCCTCGATGCCGCGCTGTCGCCCAAGGAGGCCTGGAAGACCGACGACCGGGACCAGCAGATCCACCGGTTCGGGGAATACATCGGGCACTCGCTGATCATCCTGGCCGCCGTCAGCGCCCTGGGCATGGCCCTGGCCGACCTCGAGACCTTCTGGATCGCCAACGTGCTTTACCTGGGCTTCTTTCTGGCCGCCATCTTGGGGTCCGTGGCCAAGATCGTGGCCTACCGCAGGGGGTTCCAGCCGCAGTGACCGCTACCCGAGTGAGCAACCGTATCCGCACCCTGCGCTTTGAGCACGGCGAGATGACCCAGGCCGAACTCGCACAACGGCTCGGCGTTACCCGCCAGACCGTCATCGCCATCGAACAGGGCCGGTATTCACCCTCGCTGGAAATGGCGTTTCGGATCGCCCGCATCTTCGGAGTTCCGCTCGACACCGTCTTCCAATATGCCGACCAAGAAGGAGAAACGCCATGAAAGCCGTGATGCTGGACAGATATGGTTCTTTTGACGCCCTCAAGCTCCGCGAGACTCCCCCGCCCACGCTCACGGACGACGGTATCCTGGTTCGCGTGCACGCCGCTTCGGTCGACGCCGGCGTCTGGCATGTCATGACCGGACAGCCGTACCTGATGCGGGTCATGGGCTTCGGTTTCCGCAAACCCAAGAACCCCATTGTGGGCATGGCCCTGGCGGGCCAGGTGGTGCAGGTCGGAGCCAGGGTCACGCGCTTCCGGCCCGGAGACGAGGTATTTGGCAGCTGCGATGGCGCTTTTGCCGAATACGCCTGCACCGACGAATCTCGGCTGGCGCACAAGCCCGCCGCGCTGACCCTCGAACAGGCCGCCGCCCTGTCCATCTCGGGCTGCACGGCCCTGCAGGCCCTGCGCGACGCCGGACAAGTCCAAGCCGGCCAGAAGGTGCTGGTCATCGGGGCAGGCGGCGGTGTAGGCATCTACGCGGTCCAATTGGCCAAGGCCTTCGGGGCAGAGGTCACCGGAGTGTGCAGCTCCAGCAAGGTGGAGCTGGTCCGGTCCATCGGCGCCGACGCGGTGATCGACTATACCCGCAGCGACTTTACCCGCTTGGAAGAACGCTACGACCTGATCGTGGACACGGCAGGCAACCGCCCCCTGCACGCCCTGAGGCGTGCGCTCACTCCGCAGGGTACCGTGGTTCTGGTCGGCGGCGAGGGCGGCAACCCCTGGCTCGGCAGCGTCAGCCGCGTGATTCAGGCCGGCGTGCTCTCCCCCTTTATCCGCCAGAATCTGCGCGGCCTGATGTCGACCGTCCGCTCAGAGGACCTGGAGTTCCTGCGAGCCCAGGTGGACGCCGGAAAACTCCGGCCGGTCATCGACCGTACCTATCCGCTGCACGAGGTTCCCGAAGCTGTCCGCTACCTGCATGACGGACACGCCCGGGGCAAGCTGATCATTCGCGTCTGACCCGCGGCACGGTCGGACTCCGGAGCGCTCCGGAGTCCGACCGTGCCGCTTTTCGCGCCGGGGCCAGCCCATTTTGGCTGGCCCCGGCGCGTTCCTTTCCCGGAGCCAGGCGTCCGGCTAACCCCAAGGTCTTAGGCCCGATGACGTATTTCTATTTTAGAACTATTCTGCAAAATAATAGTTTTATGTTGGAACCTCAAAACTCCCCCCCCGCCCGCGACGACCTGATCCAGCGGCTCATGCACGCCATGTGGTCGGCCGGGCAGGCCATGAAACGCGACGTTGCCCCGCTGCTCGCGCGCGAACACGGCATGGAATTCAAGCACTACGTCCTGCTCGACCGCGTCGCCAGCGGAGCCCTGTACCCACGCGAGCTCAGCACCTGCCTGGCCCTGCCTCCCAGCCACATCTCGAGGGTGCTCGACGAGCTCTCCGGCCACGGGCTGCTGCGCCGCAGCCTGGACCCGCACGACTCGAGGCGCGTGCGCCTCGAGATCACCCCCCAGGGTCATGCGCTGCTCGAGGCTACCCGCGCCACCATGACCCAGGTGGTCGAGCAAGGACTTGCGGCTTTCTCGCTCGAGGAGGTCCGAACCGTGACCAGCGCGCTTGAGCGCATCGCTGCAGCGATGCAGGAGAGCGGCAACGGCCCCTGCCCGCAGCCTCAGCGTCCCGAGGAACTCGAGGAGTCCCAGCCATGAGCCGACCCGTCCCAGCCATTAACGTTGAATTTACCCCGCAACAACGCACGTTTACCCTGATCGGCGCTCTGCTGGGCATGCTGTTGGCCGCCCTGGACCAGACCATCGTCGCAACCGCCGGCCCGGTGATCCAGAAGGACCTGAACATCGACGCGTCGCTGTACGCCTGGATCACCACTGCCTACCTGGTGGCCTCCACCGTAATGGTGCCGATCTACGGCAAACTCAGCGATCTGTACGGCCGTCGCCGCATCCTGGTCATCGGCATCATCATCTTTTTGTTCGGCTCGCTGCTGTGCGGGGTGTCCCCCACCCCGCTCACCCTGATCCTGGCCCGCGCGGTGCAGGGACTGGGCGCTGCCTCGCTGTTCACCTCGGCGCTTGCAATCATCGCCGACATCTTC is a genomic window containing:
- a CDS encoding NAD(P)-dependent alcohol dehydrogenase, which codes for MKAVMLDRYGSFDALKLRETPPPTLTDDGILVRVHAASVDAGVWHVMTGQPYLMRVMGFGFRKPKNPIVGMALAGQVVQVGARVTRFRPGDEVFGSCDGAFAEYACTDESRLAHKPAALTLEQAAALSISGCTALQALRDAGQVQAGQKVLVIGAGGGVGIYAVQLAKAFGAEVTGVCSSSKVELVRSIGADAVIDYTRSDFTRLEERYDLIVDTAGNRPLHALRRALTPQGTVVLVGGEGGNPWLGSVSRVIQAGVLSPFIRQNLRGLMSTVRSEDLEFLRAQVDAGKLRPVIDRTYPLHEVPEAVRYLHDGHARGKLIIRV
- a CDS encoding helix-turn-helix domain-containing protein, encoding MTATRVSNRIRTLRFEHGEMTQAELAQRLGVTRQTVIAIEQGRYSPSLEMAFRIARIFGVPLDTVFQYADQEGETP
- a CDS encoding MarR family winged helix-turn-helix transcriptional regulator, translated to MLEPQNSPPARDDLIQRLMHAMWSAGQAMKRDVAPLLAREHGMEFKHYVLLDRVASGALYPRELSTCLALPPSHISRVLDELSGHGLLRRSLDPHDSRRVRLEITPQGHALLEATRATMTQVVEQGLAAFSLEEVRTVTSALERIAAAMQESGNGPCPQPQRPEELEESQP